The genomic interval GCTCCACAGCATTCCCGACATGGAGAGCGATGCGAGGCGCCTGACCACCATCCCCGGCGTGATGCCGAGCCCGTTCGCCTTGCCGCCGGGTTGCCGCTTCCAGCCCCGCTGCGCCTATGCGCGACCGGTCTGCGGCACCCAGCAGCCGCCCCTGATTCAAGCCGACGACGCCCATGTCGCCGCCTGCATTAGGCTCACGGATTATCGCTTTCCGTTTCCCCAACCGGCGCTGGTGGAGGCGGGATCGTGAGCCAGGGCAGCATCGAAGCCGAGAGGATGACCGCTTCCGGCACCGGCGGCACGCTGCTGCGCGTCGAGAATCTGGTCAAGCACTTCCCGATCAAGCGCGGCTTCATCATCTCCCGGCATGTCGGCACGGTGCAGGCGGTGGATGGCGTCAGCTTCACCGTCAACCGCGGCGAGACTTTGGGACTCGTCGGCGAGTCCGGCTGCGGCAAGTCGACCACCGGGCGGCTCATCCTCCGTCTCCTGGAGGCCACATCGGGCCGCGTCGTCTATGACGGCACCGACATCTTCCGCCTCGATCAGGAAGCGATGCGCCGGTTCCGCCGCGACCTGCAGATCATCTTCCAGGATCCCTACGGCGCCCTCGACCCGCGCATGACCGTGGAAGAGATCATCGCCGAGCCGCTGGTGATCCAAGGCGCCAAGCGCGGGCCCGAGACCCGCCGCGCGGTGGAGCGCATGCTCGATGTCGTCGGGCTTGCCTCCTACCACGCCGGCCGCTATCCCCACGAGTTCTCCGGCGGCCAACGCCAGCGCATCGGCATCGCCCGCGCCCTGGCACCGCGGCCGAAATTCATCGTCTGCGACGAACCGGTCTCCGCCCTCGACGTCTCCATCCAGGCGCAGATCGTCAACCTCCTGCAGGATCTGCAGGAGGAGTTTAATCTGACTTATCTCTTCATCGCCCACGATCTGGGCGTGGTGAAGCACATCTCCGACCGGGTCGCGGTCATGTAT from Pseudomonadota bacterium carries:
- a CDS encoding dipeptide ABC transporter ATP-binding protein, whose translation is MTASGTGGTLLRVENLVKHFPIKRGFIISRHVGTVQAVDGVSFTVNRGETLGLVGESGCGKSTTGRLILRLLEATSGRVVYDGTDIFRLDQEAMRRFRRDLQIIFQDPYGALDPRMTVEEIIAEPLVIQGAKRGPETRRAVERMLDVVGLASYHAGRYPHEFSGGQRQRIGIARALAPRPKFIVCDEPVSALDVSIQAQIVNLLQDLQEEFNLTYLFIAHDLGVVKHISDRVAVMYLGKIVEIAAKKALYATPKHPYTQALLSAIPVPRPRARRQRQVLTGDVPSPINPPAGCRFHTRCPYAEAVCRVEEPPLREVAGGQFAACHLVPAL